A region from the Nostoc sp. HK-01 genome encodes:
- a CDS encoding alpha/beta hydrolase fold protein yields MSEIKNSWEHKYITTNGVKLHYVTQGTGPLMLMLHGFPEFWYSWRHQIPEFAENFQVVALDLRGYNDSEKPKEQSAYVMDEFIKDVEGVIKGLGHEKCILLGHDWGGAIAWCFAYAHPEMLEKLIVLNLPHPAKFSQGLSTPQQLLRSWYMFLFQLPVIPEFLLQAFDYQPIAQTIQGTAVNKNAFTASDLEAYKKAAAKSGALTAMLNYYRNIFSHFLPNKNWGILDVPTLLIWGENDTALGKELTYGTDTYIRNLQIQYIPNCGHWVQQEQPELVNRYISEFTVT; encoded by the coding sequence ATGTCGGAAATAAAAAATTCCTGGGAACACAAATATATAACGACTAATGGTGTCAAGCTACACTATGTCACCCAAGGAACAGGCCCTTTAATGTTGATGTTACATGGGTTTCCTGAATTTTGGTATTCTTGGCGGCATCAAATACCAGAATTTGCGGAAAATTTTCAAGTCGTGGCGCTGGATTTACGTGGCTATAACGATAGTGAAAAACCCAAAGAGCAATCAGCTTATGTTATGGATGAATTTATCAAAGATGTTGAGGGCGTAATTAAAGGTTTAGGTCACGAAAAGTGCATTTTATTGGGACATGATTGGGGCGGCGCTATCGCTTGGTGTTTTGCCTATGCCCACCCAGAAATGTTAGAGAAACTAATCGTACTTAACTTACCCCATCCCGCTAAATTCTCTCAAGGATTATCAACTCCTCAACAGTTACTACGTAGCTGGTATATGTTCTTATTTCAACTGCCAGTTATTCCAGAATTCTTATTACAAGCCTTTGATTATCAACCAATCGCCCAGACTATTCAAGGCACAGCAGTTAATAAAAATGCTTTCACGGCATCTGACCTAGAAGCTTATAAAAAAGCTGCCGCTAAATCTGGCGCTTTAACAGCAATGCTTAACTACTACCGCAATATATTCTCCCACTTTTTACCCAATAAAAATTGGGGAATTTTAGATGTACCTACACTGTTGATTTGGGGCGAAAACGATACAGCCCTTGGCAAAGAGCTTACCTATGGCACAGATACATATATTAGAAACTTGCAAATTCAGTATATTCCCAATTGTGGACATTGGGTACAGCAAGAACAGCCTGAGTTAGTTAATCGCTATATCAGTGAATTTACTGTAACTTAA
- a CDS encoding peptidase M48 Ste24p: MTRRVFPGLNIVKFQHPFDQKALANLNKMPGLPLLLKKVNEYGIDRLLRMQIIGGEFRVTPQNFPKLDDAFTESCQILDLTPKPELYLFRGTGHIQTNAVGVENPMVSANLEAMEWYSHDELLFAFGCEVARIKGKYIAYQQMANVMPLLKNVINSTTFGLGGLAAGGIEIALANWMIMSKFTGDRVGLLACQDINIAITALMKLAGLPSEYFNAETIADFQAQAREFSTISLDNLDQITKILSFMEYRFPWSVMRACELLKWVDSGEYDKLMQAENLEQIENFAEPPATDSEDWQFMSSW, from the coding sequence ATGACAAGAAGAGTATTTCCTGGTCTCAACATAGTTAAATTTCAGCATCCCTTTGATCAAAAAGCCTTAGCTAATTTGAATAAAATGCCAGGGTTGCCTTTATTGTTGAAAAAGGTGAATGAGTATGGCATTGACCGTTTACTCAGAATGCAAATTATTGGTGGTGAATTTCGTGTAACACCGCAAAATTTTCCCAAATTAGATGATGCGTTTACAGAAAGTTGCCAAATTCTTGACCTAACACCAAAGCCAGAACTTTACTTATTTCGTGGTACAGGACATATTCAAACCAATGCTGTTGGTGTGGAAAACCCAATGGTCAGTGCGAATTTGGAAGCGATGGAATGGTATTCACACGACGAATTATTGTTTGCCTTTGGGTGTGAAGTTGCCCGCATTAAAGGTAAATATATTGCTTATCAGCAAATGGCAAATGTTATGCCACTGTTAAAAAATGTCATTAACAGTACAACTTTTGGTTTGGGAGGCTTGGCGGCTGGTGGAATAGAAATAGCTTTAGCTAATTGGATGATAATGTCAAAATTCACTGGCGATCGCGTGGGTTTATTAGCATGTCAAGATATTAATATTGCCATCACTGCACTGATGAAATTAGCAGGTTTACCATCTGAATATTTCAATGCAGAGACTATTGCTGATTTTCAAGCTCAAGCGCGAGAATTTTCGACTATTAGTCTTGATAATTTGGATCAAATCACGAAGATATTAAGTTTTATGGAATACCGCTTTCCTTGGTCTGTGATGCGAGCTTGTGAATTGTTGAAATGGGTTGATTCTGGAGAATATGACAAGTTAATGCAAGCAGAAAATTTAGAGCAAATAGAAAATTTTGCAGAACCTCCAGCGACAGATTCTGAAGATTGGCAATTTATGTCTTCTTGGTAA
- a CDS encoding response regulator receiver sensor signal transduction histidine kinase yields the protein MAFFPFVQQQSSRTFLWSILNTITDPIFVKDRQHSWVFVNDALCQFMGYERESLMGRSDYDFFCKTEADVFWERDELVFATGVTDEHEELITDCRGETHIISTKKSLFCDEVGNSFLVGSFQIIASQDKIEATLLLQTINQLKQEIHERQETEKRFRRHSNSLQQLVQSEKLQHDDFQIAIQYITEVASLGLDVTRVSVWLYTDKRLSIQCVDLYEQDKNCHSHSLELFVGDFPQYFQALREEQIIAVADVHTDPRTSEFSAIYTTPLGIAAMLDARIWSRGEIIGVVCCEHLLTQRQWTLEEESFIGSITDFVRLAIESRDRKNAEAALRQQTQQLEETLKELQRTQTQMIQSEKMSSLGQLVAGVAHEINNPVNFIYGNITPANNYIHDILNLINLYQEHYPYPVDVIREEIIAIDLEFLMTDLPKLLSSMKIGADRIRQIVLSLRNFSRLDEAEYKAVDIHEGIDSTLLILENRLKAKSDYPGIKIIKEYGQLPLVECYAGQLNQVFMNILTNAIDALEERDEQRTPQEIQASPNTIRISTQIINPNQIAIKIADNGLGILEDIKKRIFDPFFTTKPIGKGTGMGMSISYQIVTENHHGTIDCISFPGKGTEFVIVIPLKQGQD from the coding sequence ATGGCGTTTTTCCCCTTTGTACAGCAACAATCTTCTCGGACTTTTCTGTGGAGTATTCTTAACACTATTACAGATCCCATATTTGTGAAAGATCGGCAACACAGTTGGGTGTTTGTTAATGATGCCTTGTGTCAGTTCATGGGTTATGAACGAGAATCACTAATGGGTAGATCTGACTATGATTTTTTCTGTAAAACAGAAGCCGATGTTTTTTGGGAGAGAGATGAACTGGTATTCGCCACAGGGGTGACGGATGAACATGAGGAATTAATCACAGATTGTCGAGGTGAAACCCATATTATATCGACGAAAAAAAGCCTCTTTTGTGACGAAGTTGGTAATTCGTTTTTAGTAGGTTCATTTCAGATAATTGCCTCCCAAGATAAAATTGAAGCTACTTTGCTGCTTCAAACAATCAATCAATTAAAACAAGAAATTCATGAACGCCAAGAAACAGAGAAGCGCTTTCGCAGACATAGTAATTCTCTACAGCAACTTGTGCAAAGCGAAAAACTACAACATGATGATTTTCAAATTGCCATTCAATATATAACGGAAGTAGCTAGTTTAGGTCTTGATGTTACACGGGTTAGTGTTTGGTTATACACAGATAAACGTTTGAGCATTCAATGTGTTGACCTATATGAACAAGACAAAAATTGTCACAGTCATAGTTTAGAATTATTTGTAGGCGATTTTCCTCAGTATTTTCAAGCTCTCAGGGAGGAACAAATAATTGCAGTTGCTGATGTGCATACTGATCCTCGCACTTCAGAATTTTCGGCAATTTATACAACCCCACTGGGAATTGCGGCGATGCTGGATGCAAGAATTTGGTCGAGAGGGGAAATAATTGGTGTAGTTTGTTGTGAACATTTGCTAACTCAGCGCCAGTGGACATTAGAAGAAGAAAGTTTTATCGGCTCAATTACTGACTTTGTGCGTCTAGCAATTGAATCACGCGATCGCAAAAACGCCGAAGCAGCACTGAGACAACAAACTCAACAATTAGAGGAGACACTCAAAGAACTACAACGCACTCAAACCCAAATGATTCAAAGCGAAAAAATGTCTTCTTTGGGACAGTTAGTAGCAGGTGTGGCTCACGAAATTAATAATCCAGTTAACTTTATTTATGGCAATATTACCCCGGCAAATAATTATATTCATGACATCCTCAATCTGATTAATCTCTATCAAGAACACTATCCTTATCCTGTTGATGTGATTCGAGAAGAAATTATTGCTATAGACTTAGAATTTTTAATGACAGATTTACCGAAGTTATTATCTTCGATGAAAATAGGAGCCGATCGCATCAGGCAAATTGTCCTGTCTCTGCGAAATTTTTCTCGTCTTGATGAAGCAGAATATAAAGCAGTTGATATTCACGAAGGCATTGATAGTACTTTATTAATTTTAGAAAATCGTCTGAAAGCCAAATCTGATTATCCAGGTATTAAAATTATTAAAGAATATGGACAATTACCGCTTGTTGAGTGCTATGCAGGTCAACTCAATCAAGTATTCATGAATATTTTAACTAATGCTATTGATGCTTTAGAAGAACGAGATGAACAAAGAACTCCCCAGGAAATTCAAGCATCTCCCAACACAATTAGGATTAGTACACAAATAATTAATCCAAATCAGATTGCGATTAAAATTGCTGATAATGGTCTAGGTATCCTAGAAGATATCAAAAAACGTATTTTTGACCCCTTCTTTACTACAAAACCCATTGGTAAAGGTACTGGTATGGGGATGTCTATTAGTTATCAAATTGTGACCGAAAATCATCATGGAACGATTGACTGTATTTCATTTCCAGGTAAAGGTACAGAATTTGTCATTGTTATTCCTTTAAAACAAGGTCAGGATTGA
- a CDS encoding two-component response regulator: MSINSSHPLNLPTDTPVLRVLIVEDDPMMQLGLEQSLMAQPQLEIVGQAEDGYLGVQAALKLKPDLVVMDIGLPRLDGIAATQQIKAALPDTHVVMLTSHTTETEVIAALSSGADAYCIKGASVERLLKAIAAAVDGATYLDPQIARRVIDNLKPPTTPGNTANLSTRELEVLKLMVDGLSNPEIAERLYLSPNTVKTHVRGIMNKLAVDDRVQAAVVALRSGLV, encoded by the coding sequence ATGTCTATCAATTCTAGCCATCCCTTGAATCTACCGACTGATACACCTGTTTTGCGGGTGTTGATTGTGGAAGATGACCCAATGATGCAACTGGGACTAGAACAGTCATTAATGGCGCAACCCCAGTTAGAAATTGTTGGTCAAGCAGAAGATGGTTATTTAGGCGTGCAAGCCGCCTTAAAATTAAAGCCAGATTTGGTAGTCATGGATATTGGTTTACCGCGTCTGGATGGAATTGCAGCCACACAGCAAATTAAAGCCGCATTACCAGACACTCATGTCGTGATGTTGACATCCCACACCACCGAGACTGAAGTGATTGCTGCATTATCAAGTGGTGCAGACGCTTATTGTATCAAAGGTGCGAGTGTAGAAAGATTATTAAAGGCGATCGCAGCTGCTGTTGATGGTGCGACCTATTTAGATCCGCAAATCGCCAGACGAGTAATTGACAACCTCAAACCTCCCACAACGCCGGGAAACACTGCTAACTTATCCACAAGAGAGTTAGAAGTTTTAAAACTGATGGTAGACGGTTTGAGTAACCCAGAAATCGCCGAAAGACTTTATCTCAGTCCCAACACCGTCAAAACCCATGTACGCGGGATTATGAACAAATTAGCAGTTGATGATCGTGTTCAAGCTGCTGTAGTTGCACTGCGATCGGGTTTAGTGTAG
- a CDS encoding pentapeptide repeat protein: MKLKLFAAVALAATPLIFASSVKAGNSQDLQRLISTGECQRCNLVGVDLSGAHLIGADLRGANLSQANLSGANLEGADFTNANLKGANLASTFVTNVNFKKANLNGVNFSRAQIIDSNVYGASMDNLNITDAEIFNTGIGVGGEEGAQMPDWD, translated from the coding sequence ATGAAACTTAAGCTATTTGCGGCTGTAGCCTTAGCAGCAACTCCCCTCATTTTTGCAAGCTCTGTAAAAGCAGGGAATTCGCAAGATTTACAAAGACTTATATCTACTGGGGAATGTCAGCGGTGTAATCTAGTCGGAGTTGACCTCAGTGGCGCTCATTTAATTGGTGCAGATTTACGTGGTGCTAACCTTTCTCAAGCTAATCTTTCAGGCGCAAACCTAGAAGGAGCAGATTTCACCAACGCTAACCTGAAAGGAGCTAACCTAGCTTCAACTTTTGTTACCAACGTTAACTTCAAAAAAGCCAATCTTAACGGAGTTAATTTTAGCCGCGCTCAGATTATTGACTCAAATGTATATGGCGCATCAATGGATAATCTGAATATTACTGATGCAGAGATTTTCAACACTGGTATTGGTGTTGGTGGTGAAGAAGGCGCACAAATGCCAGATTGGGACTAG
- the era gene encoding GTP-binding protein Era, which translates to MTSIDNHVFSFSGEVLIPQAPPEYKSGFIGIIGRPNVGKSTLMNQLVGQKIAITSPVAQTTRNRLRGILTTTEAQIIFVDTPGIHKPHHQLGEVLVRNAKLAIESVDVVLFVVDSTAACGAGDRYIAELLINIHTPVILGLNKTDQQQENSQFIDESYQQLGEANQWPTVKISAKTGTGLPELQQLLIDNLETGPLYYPPDLVTDQPERFIMGELIREQILLLTREEVPHSVAIAIDKVEETATITRVLATIHVERDSQKGILIGKGGSMLKAVGSAAREQIQKLISGKVYLELFVKVQPKWRQSRLSLAEFGYRVEE; encoded by the coding sequence GTGACTAGTATTGATAATCACGTCTTCTCTTTTTCAGGAGAAGTATTAATTCCTCAAGCTCCTCCTGAATACAAATCGGGGTTTATCGGCATTATTGGTCGTCCAAATGTCGGTAAATCTACTTTGATGAATCAATTAGTAGGTCAAAAAATTGCTATTACATCACCAGTAGCACAAACGACACGTAACCGTTTGCGCGGAATTTTAACAACAACAGAAGCACAGATAATTTTCGTCGATACACCGGGAATTCATAAACCCCACCATCAATTGGGGGAAGTATTGGTACGGAATGCCAAACTGGCTATTGAATCAGTAGATGTGGTGCTGTTTGTAGTCGATAGTACAGCAGCTTGTGGTGCTGGTGATCGCTATATTGCTGAGTTACTGATTAACATCCACACACCCGTAATTTTGGGACTGAATAAAACCGACCAACAACAAGAGAATTCCCAGTTTATCGATGAAAGTTACCAGCAGTTAGGTGAAGCTAATCAATGGCCGACAGTCAAAATTTCCGCCAAGACTGGTACAGGATTGCCCGAACTGCAACAATTACTCATTGATAATTTAGAAACTGGCCCTTTATATTATCCGCCTGACTTGGTAACTGACCAACCAGAACGGTTTATTATGGGCGAATTAATTCGGGAACAAATTTTGTTATTAACCCGTGAAGAAGTACCACATTCTGTAGCGATCGCTATTGATAAAGTAGAAGAAACAGCAACTATTACCCGCGTCCTCGCCACCATTCACGTCGAGCGTGATTCCCAAAAAGGTATTTTAATTGGTAAAGGTGGCTCGATGCTCAAAGCCGTTGGTAGTGCAGCCCGCGAACAAATTCAAAAACTCATCTCTGGCAAAGTATACCTGGAACTTTTCGTCAAAGTCCAGCCAAAATGGCGACAGTCTCGCTTAAGTTTGGCAGAGTTTGGCTATCGCGTGGAAGAATAG
- a CDS encoding N-acetylmuramoyl-L-alanine amidase has product MKRIFGLVVFSLITTSSVALADSSLIVVFPPPNYQTSTEKIFFLGTAPTNGQVLINGKVVNRSPSGHFSPSFPLQLGENVFTVSHKNQTIQIKVTRLGTVPVVPQGLEFAPGSLTPAVDIARLPGELICFSAIAPLNANVSVNLANQTVALAPQPQQVQLPSNLAALTGRNQPTAQSIAGKYAGCTTVQQPDAQSSSLIYGNNIISGAVVPDANQEINLGQPQFKLTLNGKTITQPGNGKIAILSPAKLSVAEVIVDAGVARTGPSTDYSRLTPLPKGTQATVTGKEGEWLRLDYGAWINSKETRILPGATPPQAIIRSVGYRRLSGATEMVFPLQFPVPVSVQQSDQTFTLTLYNTTAQTDIIRLDDDPVISRLDWQQLTPGQVQYTFNLKKAQQWGYQLRYEGTTLVLALRHPPAIENRRRKLLSGIKILLDPGHGGKESGASGPTGYLEKDVNLAVSKLLRENLLELGATVVMTRDSDKDVSLPERQAIISQEKPAIALSIHYNSLPDDGDAEKTQGVGMFWYHPQAHNLAVFMHNYLVKKLNRPSYGVFWNNLALTRPAAAPSILMELGFMSNPNEFEWVTNPQEQQKLAKVLAEGIVEWFNGVK; this is encoded by the coding sequence GTGAAAAGAATTTTCGGATTAGTCGTCTTCAGTTTAATTACTACCTCCTCTGTCGCATTGGCAGATTCATCTCTTATTGTTGTTTTTCCACCACCTAACTACCAAACCAGTACGGAAAAAATATTTTTTCTGGGTACAGCACCAACTAATGGACAAGTACTAATTAATGGTAAGGTAGTTAACCGCAGTCCATCCGGTCATTTTTCTCCTAGTTTCCCTTTACAGTTGGGAGAAAATGTTTTTACAGTAAGTCACAAAAATCAAACCATTCAGATTAAAGTAACTAGGCTGGGAACTGTGCCTGTTGTCCCACAGGGGTTAGAATTTGCTCCAGGTTCTCTGACTCCAGCAGTGGATATTGCCAGACTACCAGGGGAATTAATTTGTTTCAGTGCGATCGCCCCACTCAATGCTAACGTGTCCGTAAACCTCGCTAATCAAACTGTTGCCCTCGCACCACAACCCCAACAAGTACAACTACCAAGTAATTTGGCAGCCTTGACAGGCAGAAACCAACCTACAGCCCAGTCGATTGCTGGCAAGTATGCGGGTTGCACGACGGTGCAACAACCTGATGCTCAATCTTCAAGCCTAATTTACGGTAACAACATCATTTCTGGTGCTGTTGTCCCAGATGCTAATCAAGAGATAAATTTAGGTCAACCTCAGTTTAAACTGACGCTGAATGGTAAGACAATTACTCAACCAGGAAATGGCAAAATAGCAATTCTCTCGCCTGCAAAGTTATCTGTTGCCGAGGTGATAGTAGATGCAGGCGTAGCCCGCACCGGGCCGAGTACCGATTATTCCCGGCTTACCCCCCTACCTAAAGGAACACAAGCTACTGTTACAGGCAAAGAAGGTGAGTGGTTGCGTTTGGATTACGGTGCTTGGATTAATAGTAAGGAAACTCGTATCTTACCAGGGGCAACTCCGCCACAGGCAATTATTCGCAGTGTGGGATATCGTCGGCTTTCTGGTGCAACAGAGATGGTTTTTCCCTTACAATTTCCTGTACCTGTAAGTGTGCAGCAAAGTGATCAAACTTTCACTTTGACACTTTACAATACCACTGCCCAAACAGACATTATTCGTTTGGATGATGACCCGGTAATTTCTCGCCTAGATTGGCAGCAGCTGACTCCGGGACAGGTGCAATACACCTTTAACCTCAAAAAAGCGCAACAGTGGGGATATCAGCTGAGATATGAAGGCACGACCCTGGTTTTAGCTTTGCGCCATCCGCCTGCCATTGAAAATCGGAGACGAAAGCTTTTATCTGGTATCAAGATTCTACTTGATCCGGGGCATGGAGGTAAAGAATCTGGTGCATCTGGGCCGACGGGATATCTGGAAAAAGATGTGAATTTGGCGGTATCGAAGTTACTGCGCGAGAATTTGCTAGAACTTGGAGCAACAGTTGTGATGACAAGAGACTCTGACAAAGATGTTTCTTTACCAGAGCGTCAAGCAATTATCAGTCAAGAAAAACCGGCGATCGCCCTTTCCATTCATTACAACTCTCTACCCGATGATGGCGATGCGGAAAAGACTCAAGGAGTTGGGATGTTTTGGTATCATCCCCAAGCTCATAATCTAGCGGTATTCATGCACAACTATTTAGTCAAAAAACTCAATAGACCTTCTTACGGTGTGTTTTGGAATAACCTCGCCCTCACCCGTCCGGCTGCTGCACCATCAATATTGATGGAATTGGGTTTTATGAGTAACCCCAATGAATTTGAATGGGTCACAAATCCCCAAGAACAGCAAAAGTTAGCCAAAGTTTTAGCTGAGGGGATTGTTGAGTGGTTTAACGGAGTGAAGTAA